A window of the Pangasianodon hypophthalmus isolate fPanHyp1 chromosome 12, fPanHyp1.pri, whole genome shotgun sequence genome harbors these coding sequences:
- the LOC117598678 gene encoding NAD(P)(+)--arginine ADP-ribosyltransferase 2-like, translated as MNTAVKVSTFAKNVATAVIIISVVCYAENLKWISDSVIRLDMAENSVDDQFIGCRDTMYKLITKKILPEELKCNKNFKNIWEKYSKFTDYFTRIIKVYTDGDSKLYSQFNEAVSSGRRNYVSKFTYKAFHFLLTRAVQIHQVKNCTRVFRRTNVHFDTNVLGREMRFGRFASTSLRTNMSPTFGKTSCFKVTTCFGANIAKISVFPKEEEVLVPPFEKFKITKIEKNQMNCSVIYTLQSTGRFSKMNCALLK; from the exons ATGAACACAGCTGTGAAGGTTTCCACCTTTGCCAAAAATGTTGCCACTGCAGTCATCATCATTTCAGTTGTTTGCTACGCAGAG aacCTGAAATGGATATCAGATTCTGTCATTAGACTGGACATGGCAGAAAATTCTGTTGATGACCAATTTATAGGCTGCAGAGACACAATGTACAAGCTGATTACAAAGAAGATTCTACCAGAAgagttaaaatgtaataaaaattttaaaaacatttgggAAAAGTACTCAAaatttactgattattttacaagaATAATAAAGGTCTACACAGACGGAGATTCTAAACTTTATAGTCAGTTCAATGAAGCTGTGAGCTCAGGCAGAAGGAATTATGTCAGTAAGTTCACCTATAAAGCCTTTCATTTCTTGCTCACACGAGCAGTACAAATTCATCAAGTAAAGAACTGTACTCGTGTTTTCCGCAGAACCAATGTTCATTTTGATACAAACGTTCTTGGCCGTGAAATGCGATTTGGCAGGTTTGCATCAACTTCACTTAGAACTAACATGTCACCTACATTTGGCAAAACCTCCTGTTTTAAGGTTACGACATGCTTTGGTGCAAACATAGCCAAAATTTCTGTGTTCCCTAAAGAGGAAGAGGTGCTAGTCCCACCTTTTGAAAAATTCAAAATCACAAAGATTGAAAAAAACCAGATGAACTGTAGTGTAATTTACACTCTACAGAGCACTGGGAGGTTTAGTAAAATGAACTGTGCGctgcttaaataa